From a region of the Acidimicrobiales bacterium genome:
- a CDS encoding cytochrome P450, with protein sequence MARFDLRSGESWRDPFGMYRALRDNDPVHRVEGAEHRDEFWVLSRFGDVFDAARDTATFSSASGLTVERGAGVDMGEATPIVFLDPPDHTAFRRLVGSGFTPRQVSAIEGDVRAFVIERLDQIAEDGGGDIVAELFKPLPSFVVAHYLGVPVEDRFRFDEWTDQIVAAAAQGRTDEPDSGIGDLLAYFTDLIERRRLEPGDDMVSQLIAMGEDAVSILWILGFAFTMVTGGNDTTTGLLGGSTALLHQHPDQRRRLVDDPSMIPAAVEELLRLTSPVQNLARTTTRDVELHGRFIPEGSKVLLSYGAANRDEREFGDDAELLDVGRNPARILTFSYGAHHCLGAAAARLQGWVALEELLARFPDYVVDVDDMAYATGNYVRRPLNLSFRSA encoded by the coding sequence ATGGCCCGATTCGACCTGCGATCCGGCGAGTCGTGGCGCGACCCGTTCGGCATGTACCGGGCGCTGCGAGACAATGATCCGGTCCACCGCGTGGAGGGCGCCGAGCATCGGGACGAATTCTGGGTCCTGTCCAGGTTCGGTGACGTATTCGACGCCGCCCGGGACACCGCCACCTTCTCTTCAGCGAGCGGCCTGACCGTCGAACGAGGCGCCGGTGTCGACATGGGCGAGGCCACACCGATCGTGTTCCTCGACCCGCCCGACCACACGGCCTTCCGACGACTGGTCGGGTCGGGCTTCACCCCCCGCCAGGTCTCAGCCATCGAGGGCGACGTGCGGGCATTCGTCATCGAGCGTCTGGATCAAATAGCCGAGGACGGTGGCGGCGACATCGTGGCCGAGCTGTTCAAGCCGCTACCCAGCTTCGTGGTGGCCCATTACCTCGGCGTCCCGGTCGAAGACCGCTTCCGCTTCGACGAATGGACCGACCAGATCGTGGCCGCCGCAGCCCAGGGCCGGACCGACGAGCCCGATTCAGGCATCGGCGACCTGCTTGCCTACTTCACCGACCTCATCGAGCGTCGACGGCTCGAACCAGGCGACGACATGGTCAGCCAGCTGATCGCCATGGGCGAGGACGCGGTGTCAATCCTGTGGATCCTCGGTTTCGCCTTCACCATGGTCACCGGCGGCAACGACACCACGACCGGGCTGCTGGGCGGATCGACAGCGCTGCTCCATCAGCACCCAGACCAGCGACGACGGCTCGTGGACGATCCATCGATGATCCCGGCCGCTGTCGAGGAGTTGCTTCGCCTGACCAGCCCCGTCCAGAACCTGGCCCGTACCACCACCCGGGACGTCGAGCTCCATGGACGGTTTATCCCCGAGGGATCCAAGGTGTTGCTCAGCTACGGGGCAGCCAACCGGGACGAGCGCGAGTTCGGCGACGACGCCGAACTCCTCGACGTGGGTCGCAACCCGGCGAGGATCCTGACGTTCAGCTACGGGGCCCACCACTGCCTGGGGGCTGCCGCCGCCCGCTTACAGGGATGGGTGGCCCTCGAGGAACTGTTGGCCCGCTTCCCGGACTACGTGGTCGACGTCGACGACATGGCGTACGCCACCGGCAACTACGTGCGGCGTCCGCTCAACCTCAGCTTTCGCTCGGCCTGA
- a CDS encoding DUF262 domain-containing protein gives MPDLRTEPVTVARLLQSDHLYWCPLFQRQYVWTTSKITTLFEDALTVDEGECESRFLGAVVFEAEEARIGYPTRFWLIDGQQRLTTLFLFLSALVEELHARGEVEKANSLTENYLTISAAGEMKNEAKFRPTVLDTKQFNVVLRKLQAPDVRLVGNAQGKETGKLKSGYDLARKLLRKRVADLEPEAATEWLWSFASCLLTGMRFVTITLGDDHDSNEVFDRLNSKAEPLKTIDLVRNAILKEAARDLSQAMTLHDEYWMPFHDAFLGDESAEQKYFFPLGLCRDSSIKKSQTFDLLSKRWRDIRRASQDQSPRELVRLAMNDLQEFQEAYCAVTLTGQLGPAGANLPAPDRKRVNLRVSRLHRLEASVVTMPYLMQLLNSIVDQSVPLEDGLDCIDVVESFLVRRAIMGIEPTGLHAVFKGLWDPDDLEAESLEQRMTTATVSFPSNQEFTDYVKTGRLYGRKIMHYVLWERELGFEDGDRHPQPIDFHAGHVIPRQLEKSDLDGWEGWGVDDWESMKNTWGNLVPLTPDANFQMGRLGWPAARELLNGNVIFKTTQRVVQDYLTWTPDDVRNRGDELAVWAAGRWKKLC, from the coding sequence ATGCCAGACCTGCGAACAGAGCCGGTAACCGTTGCACGACTATTGCAATCTGATCACCTGTATTGGTGTCCACTGTTTCAACGTCAATACGTATGGACAACCTCAAAGATCACAACTCTTTTTGAGGATGCACTGACCGTTGATGAGGGAGAGTGTGAAAGCAGGTTTCTTGGCGCCGTCGTATTTGAGGCTGAGGAAGCGCGCATCGGATACCCAACGAGATTTTGGCTAATCGATGGTCAGCAACGACTAACCACCCTCTTCTTGTTTCTATCGGCGCTGGTGGAGGAGTTGCATGCAAGAGGCGAAGTAGAGAAGGCCAACTCGCTTACAGAGAACTACCTGACGATTTCTGCAGCTGGAGAAATGAAGAACGAAGCGAAGTTCAGGCCAACGGTTCTGGACACGAAGCAGTTCAATGTGGTGCTTCGCAAGCTTCAAGCGCCGGATGTGAGACTTGTCGGGAACGCTCAGGGGAAAGAGACAGGCAAGCTCAAGTCTGGTTATGACCTGGCTAGGAAGCTGTTGCGAAAGAGGGTGGCGGATCTTGAGCCAGAGGCGGCAACGGAGTGGCTATGGAGTTTCGCTAGTTGCCTTCTGACCGGAATGCGTTTTGTCACCATCACGCTTGGTGATGATCATGATTCGAACGAAGTGTTCGACAGACTTAACTCCAAGGCTGAACCGCTTAAGACGATCGATCTGGTGAGAAATGCGATTCTAAAAGAGGCGGCCAGAGATTTAAGCCAGGCGATGACGCTCCATGATGAGTACTGGATGCCCTTTCATGACGCATTCCTGGGGGACGAGTCAGCTGAGCAGAAGTACTTCTTCCCCTTGGGACTCTGTCGAGATAGCAGTATCAAGAAGTCTCAGACCTTTGATCTGTTGTCGAAGCGGTGGCGCGATATAAGAAGGGCAAGTCAGGATCAAAGTCCGAGGGAGTTGGTCCGGCTGGCGATGAATGACCTTCAGGAATTCCAGGAGGCATACTGTGCGGTCACATTGACCGGGCAGTTGGGTCCTGCAGGAGCGAATCTTCCAGCGCCCGACCGTAAGAGAGTGAATCTTCGAGTTTCAAGGCTTCACCGTCTCGAGGCATCAGTTGTGACGATGCCGTACTTGATGCAGCTCTTGAATTCGATTGTTGATCAGAGTGTGCCTCTTGAAGACGGTCTGGACTGCATTGACGTTGTTGAATCGTTCCTTGTGCGTCGTGCGATTATGGGAATTGAGCCGACAGGCCTGCACGCAGTGTTCAAGGGTCTATGGGATCCAGATGACTTGGAAGCGGAGTCATTGGAGCAGCGGATGACGACCGCAACTGTCAGTTTTCCTAGCAACCAGGAGTTCACGGACTATGTGAAGACCGGTCGTCTTTATGGGCGAAAAATTATGCACTACGTGCTTTGGGAAAGGGAGCTCGGATTTGAGGATGGGGACAGACACCCTCAGCCGATTGACTTTCATGCTGGTCATGTGATTCCCCGTCAGCTTGAAAAGAGCGATTTGGACGGTTGGGAAGGGTGGGGTGTTGATGACTGGGAGTCGATGAAGAACACATGGGGGAACCTTGTCCCACTGACTCCTGATGCGAACTTCCAAATGGGGCGGCTTGGGTGGCCGGCCGCTCGAGAACTCCTAAATGGAAACGTGATTTTCAAAACTACGCAACGCGTGGTCCAGGATTACCTCACTTGGACTCCCGACGATGTTCGAAATCGTGGTGACGAACTTGCAGTGTGGGCGGCCGGCCGTTGGAAGAAGTTGTGCTGA
- a CDS encoding NYN domain-containing protein: MRPDENEERIAVFVDYENLAIGARQDLGIARFDFGPIARAMAERGRVVYRRAYADWSGFDDDRRHLTRHQVELMEIPQRMGTSRKNSADIKMVVDALELAFERDFVTTIVICTGDSDFTPLVQKLRELDRRVIGIGVRNSTSKLLPPACDEFLYYDSLEGVEAVIAASKAPKRKAPTGGRSSVESDDEPMAEAPPLEELVVSTLAGMQGSTEDVRASTLKRAITRIDPTFNEADHGFRGFTELLRHLAGRKRVELSGEKRDPEVDLVTGDGPAQVGFDLLVDVVTAKSKKGGAVLSGLKTEMNRRDETFNERALGYGGFLQFCKAAAARDLVVMAWDDDRGDYLLTPAG; this comes from the coding sequence ATGAGACCAGACGAGAACGAGGAACGCATAGCGGTCTTCGTCGACTACGAGAACCTCGCCATCGGTGCCCGTCAGGACCTCGGCATTGCCCGTTTCGACTTTGGACCGATCGCCAGGGCCATGGCCGAACGGGGTCGGGTCGTCTATCGGCGGGCCTATGCCGACTGGTCCGGCTTCGACGATGACCGCCGGCACCTGACCCGCCACCAGGTCGAGCTGATGGAGATCCCCCAACGCATGGGGACCAGCCGCAAGAACTCGGCCGACATCAAGATGGTGGTCGATGCCCTCGAGCTGGCATTCGAGCGCGACTTCGTGACGACCATCGTGATCTGCACCGGAGACAGCGACTTCACGCCTCTCGTCCAGAAGCTGCGTGAGCTGGACCGCAGGGTCATCGGGATCGGCGTGAGGAACTCGACCTCCAAGTTGCTGCCGCCGGCGTGCGACGAGTTCCTCTACTACGACAGCCTCGAGGGCGTGGAGGCGGTCATCGCGGCCAGCAAGGCCCCGAAGAGGAAGGCGCCCACTGGTGGCCGTTCTTCGGTCGAGTCCGACGATGAGCCGATGGCCGAGGCCCCACCGCTCGAGGAACTGGTCGTCTCGACGCTGGCCGGCATGCAGGGCTCCACCGAGGACGTACGGGCCTCGACGCTGAAGCGGGCCATCACCCGCATCGACCCGACGTTCAACGAGGCCGATCACGGGTTCCGGGGCTTCACCGAACTGCTGCGCCACCTGGCCGGGCGGAAGCGGGTGGAGTTGTCCGGTGAGAAGCGCGATCCCGAGGTCGACCTGGTAACCGGTGACGGGCCAGCCCAGGTCGGATTCGACCTGCTGGTCGACGTCGTGACCGCCAAGTCGAAGAAGGGCGGAGCGGTGCTGTCCGGCCTCAAGACCGAGATGAACCGACGGGACGAGACCTTCAACGAGCGGGCCCTCGGCTACGGCGGCTTCCTGCAGTTCTGCAAGGCCGCAGCGGCGCGCGACCTGGTGGTCATGGCCTGGGACGACGACCGGGGCGACTACCTGCTCACCCCGGCTGGTTGA
- a CDS encoding acyl-CoA dehydrogenase family protein, which yields MSIDFSLTPELEAIRTRIRTFVDDVIRPGGAAIDGQGDTPALDGEDRIRALIGMRKQAREEGLWLPHMPTEWGGMGLGHVELAMVQAEAARSYYGPWVLNCQAPDEGNMHTLLHWATDAQKEKYLKPLCEGTTWSCFAMTEPEVAGSDPTLIRTNAYQDGDEWVVNGHKWFISNAHRAKFAILVCRTEEDPDLPQAANTAFLVDIPSDGWTEVRQIETMHGSTGHSEILIEDLRLHEDQMLGGRGQGHLLGQYRLGPARLAHCMRWIAQAETALDMMVERSLERFSHGSLLAEKQGIQWMIADSTMELYQSKLMVLHAAYKIDRGDDFKSEVSMAKHFVANSLNRIIDRAIQVHGALGYSTDTPLAHMFQQARWARFADGADEVHQMRIAQRSIAAWTDTGSTARATGDLPI from the coding sequence GTGTCCATCGACTTCAGCCTGACGCCCGAACTGGAGGCGATCCGGACCCGTATTCGAACGTTCGTTGACGACGTGATCCGTCCCGGTGGGGCGGCCATCGACGGCCAGGGCGACACGCCAGCCCTCGACGGCGAGGACCGCATCCGGGCGTTGATAGGGATGCGCAAGCAGGCCCGGGAGGAGGGCCTGTGGCTGCCCCACATGCCCACAGAATGGGGTGGGATGGGGCTCGGCCACGTCGAGTTGGCCATGGTGCAGGCCGAGGCGGCCCGCTCGTACTACGGACCGTGGGTGCTGAACTGTCAGGCGCCCGACGAGGGCAACATGCACACGCTGCTCCACTGGGCAACCGACGCCCAGAAGGAGAAGTACCTGAAGCCGTTGTGCGAGGGCACCACATGGTCGTGCTTCGCCATGACCGAACCCGAGGTAGCTGGGTCGGATCCGACGCTGATCCGCACCAACGCGTACCAGGACGGCGACGAGTGGGTGGTGAACGGCCACAAGTGGTTCATCTCCAATGCCCACCGGGCCAAGTTCGCCATCCTGGTGTGCCGCACCGAGGAGGATCCAGACCTTCCGCAGGCCGCCAACACGGCGTTCCTGGTGGACATCCCGTCCGATGGTTGGACCGAGGTACGCCAGATCGAGACAATGCACGGCTCGACCGGGCACTCAGAGATCCTCATCGAGGACCTACGGCTCCACGAGGACCAGATGCTGGGCGGCCGAGGCCAGGGCCACCTACTGGGCCAGTACCGGCTCGGACCGGCCCGGCTCGCCCACTGCATGCGGTGGATCGCCCAAGCCGAGACGGCGCTGGACATGATGGTGGAACGGTCACTAGAGCGCTTCAGCCACGGGTCGCTGCTAGCCGAAAAGCAGGGCATCCAGTGGATGATCGCTGATTCGACAATGGAGTTGTACCAGTCGAAGCTCATGGTGCTGCACGCCGCCTACAAGATCGACCGGGGCGACGACTTCAAGTCCGAGGTGTCGATGGCCAAGCATTTCGTGGCCAACAGCCTGAACCGGATCATCGACCGGGCCATCCAGGTACACGGGGCGTTGGGGTATTCGACCGACACGCCGCTGGCCCACATGTTCCAGCAAGCCCGGTGGGCACGATTCGCCGACGGGGCCGACGAGGTCCACCAGATGCGGATCGCCCAACGTTCGATCGCCGCATGGACCGACACCGGTTCCACGGCCCGGGCCACCGGCGACCTACCGATCTAG
- the betA gene encoding choline dehydrogenase: MSDRYDFVIIGGGSAGCALANRLSADPANRVLLIEAGRRDWRADVVIHMPAALSMGIGNRFYDWMYESEPEPEMGGRRVYHARGKVLGGSSSINGMIFQRGNPMDFDRWAATPGCEQWDWAHCLPYFKRMETCLAGEDDWRGGEGPLKLERGPATSPLFQAFFEAVQQAGHPMTPDVNGYRQEGFNAFDRNVYRGRRLSAARAYLHPVLHRKNLDLWTKAHATRLLMDGTRVTGVEVSHRGRNRTVEAAEVISSSGAINTPQLLQLSGIGPAGVLRDAGVTPVVDLPGVGENLQDHLEVYVQYACNEPVSLAPQLAQWRKPWIGLQWLFRRGPGASNHFEAGGFLRSNDDVPWPNLMFHFLPIAIRYDGSVSTEGHGYQFHIGPMFSNSTGWVRIQSDDPFQKPKMLFNYLSTPEDRREWTEAIEVARNIMGQPAFAPFNGGEISPGPHVASDEAVLDWVRADAETALHPSCTARMGTDEMGVVNPASMRVHGVDGLRVVDASVMPTLTNGNIYAPVMMTAEKSADLILGNTPLPVSDAPQYRHGVSEPDW, translated from the coding sequence GTGTCGGATCGCTACGACTTCGTGATCATCGGGGGTGGTTCGGCGGGCTGTGCGCTGGCCAACCGCCTGAGTGCCGATCCGGCCAACCGGGTACTCCTGATCGAGGCCGGTCGGCGCGACTGGCGGGCCGACGTGGTCATCCACATGCCGGCCGCCCTGTCGATGGGAATCGGCAACCGGTTCTACGACTGGATGTACGAGTCCGAACCTGAACCCGAGATGGGTGGCCGCCGGGTGTACCACGCCCGCGGCAAGGTCCTGGGCGGCTCGTCGTCCATCAACGGGATGATCTTCCAGCGGGGCAACCCGATGGACTTCGACCGCTGGGCGGCAACGCCGGGTTGCGAGCAGTGGGACTGGGCGCACTGCCTCCCGTACTTCAAGCGGATGGAGACCTGCCTGGCCGGCGAGGACGACTGGCGTGGTGGCGAGGGCCCGCTCAAGCTGGAGCGGGGTCCGGCTACCAGCCCGCTGTTCCAGGCGTTCTTCGAGGCCGTCCAGCAGGCCGGACATCCGATGACGCCTGACGTCAACGGCTACCGCCAGGAGGGCTTCAACGCCTTCGACCGCAACGTCTATCGGGGGCGCCGCCTTTCAGCCGCCCGGGCCTACCTGCATCCGGTCCTCCACCGGAAGAACCTGGACCTCTGGACAAAGGCGCATGCCACCCGACTCCTGATGGATGGAACACGAGTGACAGGGGTGGAGGTGAGCCACCGGGGCCGCAACCGAACCGTCGAGGCCGCCGAGGTCATCTCGTCCAGCGGGGCGATCAACACACCGCAACTGCTGCAGTTGTCGGGGATCGGGCCGGCCGGCGTGCTGCGCGACGCTGGGGTTACGCCGGTGGTGGACCTGCCGGGCGTCGGAGAGAACCTCCAGGACCATCTAGAGGTGTACGTGCAGTACGCCTGCAACGAGCCGGTATCGCTGGCGCCGCAGTTGGCCCAGTGGCGCAAGCCGTGGATCGGTCTCCAGTGGTTGTTCCGGAGGGGCCCTGGGGCGTCGAACCACTTCGAAGCCGGTGGCTTCCTGCGCAGCAATGACGACGTGCCGTGGCCGAACCTGATGTTCCACTTCCTGCCCATCGCCATCCGCTACGACGGTTCGGTATCCACCGAAGGGCACGGCTACCAGTTCCACATCGGGCCGATGTTCTCCAACAGCACCGGGTGGGTACGGATCCAAAGCGACGACCCGTTCCAGAAGCCGAAGATGCTCTTCAACTACCTGTCGACACCGGAGGACCGGCGAGAGTGGACCGAGGCCATCGAGGTGGCCCGCAACATCATGGGGCAACCGGCATTTGCTCCGTTCAACGGTGGCGAGATCTCGCCCGGTCCTCACGTAGCCAGCGACGAGGCGGTCCTCGACTGGGTTCGTGCCGACGCCGAGACGGCTCTGCATCCGTCGTGCACAGCGCGCATGGGCACAGACGAGATGGGTGTCGTCAACCCGGCGTCGATGCGGGTACACGGCGTAGACGGGCTGCGGGTGGTGGACGCCTCGGTGATGCCGACGTTGACCAACGGCAACATCTACGCGCCGGTGATGATGACCGCCGAGAAGTCCGCCGACCTGATCTTGGGCAACACGCCGTTGCCGGTCAGCGACGCCCCGCAATATCGACATGGCGTATCTGAACCGGACTGGTAG
- a CDS encoding zinc-binding dehydrogenase, with product MTDTCRAVVFGGDGTWELRDDFSVPTPPPGGAVLAVEAVGLCHSDVAQLAGHKHVPGEVSPVVPGHEIVGRVHALADDADLGVAVGDRVAVDIVWYGPPSEDNPFGVRCYGYSFGLDEGAGLWGGYGEYMAVLAGTHLAKLTNDLSAEELTLFEPLSNMVAWLGQAGFQAGQTVVIQGPGHMGLTCAAYAKSLGADKVIVTGTSDDALRLDVALKVGADHVIDVMVDDPVDAVMDLTGGFGASLAVDLASAPGTPSLCFDLVHHRATVIWAGLKDRQAVPVVTDKVVMKGLRVLGGAGGDAGSVDEAARILNEGGFPTAPLLGAVVGLDEIDRAMALLHRDGDEDAVRAVLKHTH from the coding sequence ATGACCGACACGTGCCGGGCAGTGGTGTTCGGCGGTGACGGTACGTGGGAGTTGCGTGACGACTTCTCGGTGCCCACTCCTCCGCCGGGTGGAGCGGTGCTGGCCGTGGAGGCCGTCGGGCTGTGCCACAGCGACGTCGCCCAGTTGGCTGGCCACAAGCACGTGCCGGGTGAGGTGTCCCCGGTGGTACCGGGCCACGAGATCGTCGGGAGGGTGCATGCGCTGGCCGATGATGCCGACCTGGGTGTGGCGGTCGGCGACCGGGTGGCCGTCGACATTGTCTGGTACGGGCCTCCGAGCGAGGACAACCCGTTCGGGGTGCGGTGCTACGGGTACTCGTTCGGCCTCGACGAGGGGGCGGGCCTGTGGGGTGGCTACGGCGAGTACATGGCCGTGCTGGCTGGCACGCACCTGGCGAAGTTGACCAATGACCTGTCAGCCGAAGAACTCACGCTGTTCGAACCGCTGTCGAACATGGTGGCGTGGCTGGGCCAGGCAGGCTTCCAGGCCGGCCAGACCGTCGTCATACAGGGGCCGGGGCACATGGGTCTGACCTGCGCGGCGTACGCGAAGTCGCTGGGTGCCGACAAGGTGATCGTGACAGGAACGTCGGACGACGCGTTGCGCCTGGATGTAGCGCTCAAGGTGGGCGCCGACCATGTAATCGACGTGATGGTCGACGATCCGGTGGATGCGGTGATGGACCTGACCGGTGGGTTCGGTGCGTCACTGGCCGTGGACCTGGCCAGTGCGCCGGGCACCCCGAGTTTGTGCTTCGACCTAGTGCACCACCGTGCCACGGTGATCTGGGCGGGCCTGAAGGATCGTCAGGCCGTGCCAGTGGTGACCGACAAGGTCGTGATGAAGGGTCTGCGGGTCCTCGGTGGGGCCGGCGGCGATGCCGGTTCTGTCGACGAGGCGGCCCGGATCTTGAACGAGGGCGGGTTCCCGACCGCTCCCCTGCTAGGTGCCGTGGTGGGCCTAGACGAGATCGACCGGGCGATGGCATTACTGCACCGGGACGGCGACGAGGACGCTGTCCGAGCGGTGCTCAAGCACACGCACTGA
- a CDS encoding steroid 3-ketoacyl-CoA thiolase — MREVVIVDAVRTPVGRRKGGLSTCHSVDILGTVQKALFERTGVDPLEVGQVVGGCVGQVGMQSMNVTRTAWLTAGLPLEVPATTVDTQCGSSQQATNLAYALVAGGVVDAAVGCGVELMSQVGFGATSPKEPNSGLPVNRNYFEHFEFTSQFEGSERIADQWGITRLDTDAFGVQSQARAARAWDEDRFATQIVPVDAPVLGEDGKATGETTTITRDEGLRETTMESLSNLKPSGREDGVHTAGTSSQISDGAGAILLMTAEKAAELGVKPLARIVDSCLVGSDPELMLTGPIGATQKLLADNDLTIDDIDVVEINEAFASVVLAWEKELSPDMEVVNPNGGAIALGHPLGGTGAILTTKAVHELHRVDGEYAVVTMCCGGGLGTGTLIQRL; from the coding sequence ATGCGTGAAGTCGTGATCGTGGATGCCGTACGGACCCCGGTGGGTCGTCGAAAGGGCGGCCTGTCGACATGCCACAGCGTGGACATACTGGGTACCGTCCAGAAGGCCCTGTTCGAGCGAACGGGCGTAGACCCGTTGGAGGTCGGCCAGGTGGTCGGCGGTTGTGTCGGCCAGGTGGGCATGCAGTCGATGAACGTGACCCGCACGGCGTGGCTGACCGCCGGGTTGCCGTTGGAGGTACCGGCCACGACGGTCGACACCCAGTGCGGTTCGAGCCAGCAGGCCACCAACCTGGCGTACGCCCTGGTCGCCGGCGGCGTAGTGGACGCCGCGGTGGGTTGCGGCGTGGAACTGATGAGCCAGGTTGGCTTCGGAGCGACGTCGCCGAAGGAACCGAACTCGGGTCTGCCAGTAAACCGCAACTACTTCGAGCATTTCGAGTTCACGTCGCAGTTCGAGGGGTCGGAACGGATCGCCGACCAGTGGGGCATCACCCGGCTCGACACCGACGCGTTCGGCGTGCAGTCCCAGGCCCGGGCGGCCCGGGCGTGGGACGAGGACCGCTTCGCCACCCAGATCGTGCCCGTCGACGCGCCGGTGCTGGGCGAGGACGGCAAGGCAACCGGTGAGACGACGACCATCACCCGCGACGAAGGCCTTCGGGAAACGACCATGGAATCGCTCAGCAACCTGAAGCCATCGGGCCGCGAAGATGGCGTGCACACGGCGGGGACGTCGTCGCAGATCTCGGACGGTGCGGGCGCCATCTTGTTGATGACGGCCGAAAAGGCCGCCGAACTAGGCGTCAAACCGCTGGCCCGGATCGTGGACTCGTGCCTTGTGGGGTCGGATCCGGAACTCATGTTGACTGGCCCGATCGGCGCCACCCAGAAGCTGCTGGCCGACAACGACCTGACAATCGACGACATCGACGTGGTCGAGATCAACGAGGCGTTCGCCTCGGTGGTGCTGGCGTGGGAGAAGGAACTCTCCCCGGACATGGAGGTCGTCAACCCGAATGGTGGCGCCATCGCCCTGGGGCACCCACTGGGTGGGACGGGCGCCATCCTGACCACCAAAGCCGTGCACGAACTGCACCGGGTGGACGGCGAGTACGCCGTGGTGACCATGTGCTGCGGTGGCGGCCTGGGCACCGGCACCCTCATCCAGCGCCTCTAA
- a CDS encoding hemolysin III family protein: protein MSAVTEMTEPRPPKPRYRGVSHRMAFVAALTLTPIMVVRAPDVWPRFVIALYSLAVVALFGVSALYHRIPWSERGDRIMQRFDHSTIFIAIAASYTPIAAFALSPWAAKLVLPLVWGGAAIGIWLRLRYTQAPTPVVAIPYLVVGWCLLPVAVDAWQQVGVAGFVLLLIGGLLYTAGAVVYAFQSPDPWPQTFGFHEVFHACTVTAAALHYVAIAFIVLPKAG, encoded by the coding sequence ATGTCAGCAGTCACCGAGATGACGGAACCGAGGCCACCCAAGCCCCGGTACCGGGGGGTGTCTCACCGGATGGCGTTCGTGGCCGCCCTGACCCTGACCCCGATCATGGTCGTGCGGGCGCCCGACGTATGGCCCCGATTCGTCATCGCCCTCTATTCGCTGGCCGTCGTGGCGCTGTTCGGCGTCTCGGCGCTCTACCACCGCATCCCGTGGAGCGAACGGGGCGACCGGATCATGCAACGGTTCGATCACTCCACGATCTTCATCGCCATTGCCGCGAGCTACACGCCGATCGCCGCCTTCGCACTATCCCCGTGGGCCGCCAAACTGGTACTGCCACTGGTCTGGGGAGGCGCGGCAATCGGCATCTGGCTGCGACTGCGGTACACCCAGGCGCCCACCCCCGTGGTGGCCATCCCCTACCTGGTCGTCGGGTGGTGCCTCCTCCCGGTGGCGGTCGACGCCTGGCAGCAAGTTGGCGTGGCCGGCTTCGTGCTCCTGCTGATCGGCGGGTTGCTCTACACCGCCGGTGCCGTGGTCTACGCCTTCCAGTCGCCGGATCCGTGGCCACAGACCTTCGGGTTCCACGAGGTGTTCCACGCCTGTACGGTCACCGCCGCAGCGCTGCACTACGTGGCCATCGCCTTCATCGTGCTCCCCAAGGCGGGCTGA
- a CDS encoding SDR family NAD(P)-dependent oxidoreductase, producing MGNIVEGRVAIVTGAGRGIGREHALMLAENGAKVVVNDLGGDATGEGADVTPAQSVVDEIVAMGGEAVVNGANVADFDAAGEMVQQAIDTFGSCDILINNAGILRDRMMFSMTESDWDAVINVHLKGTFAPSHHAAVYWREKVKAGGEAFGRIVNTASPSGIYGNVGQSNYGAAKAGIAAFTLITAMELTKYGVTCNCLAPGAYTRMTKDLPGFAGMDEETQEKMGPRWIAVTTTWLCSEAAQNVTGRVFDIMGQRVGISEQWHLGPTAMQTDEPADMTDVIAGLMAEAQLNSDMGGNPAEGPGRPGKTI from the coding sequence ATGGGCAACATCGTTGAAGGCCGCGTGGCCATCGTGACCGGCGCCGGCCGAGGCATCGGGCGAGAGCACGCCCTCATGCTCGCTGAGAATGGTGCCAAGGTGGTGGTCAACGACCTGGGTGGCGATGCCACCGGCGAGGGTGCCGATGTCACCCCAGCCCAGTCGGTGGTCGATGAAATCGTGGCTATGGGCGGCGAGGCGGTTGTCAACGGCGCCAACGTGGCCGACTTCGACGCTGCCGGCGAGATGGTCCAGCAGGCCATCGACACGTTCGGCAGCTGCGACATCCTCATCAACAACGCCGGGATCCTCCGTGACCGCATGATGTTCTCGATGACTGAGTCCGACTGGGACGCGGTGATCAATGTCCACCTGAAAGGCACCTTCGCCCCCAGCCACCACGCTGCCGTCTACTGGCGCGAGAAGGTCAAGGCGGGCGGTGAGGCATTCGGACGGATCGTGAACACGGCGTCGCCGTCGGGCATCTACGGCAATGTCGGACAGTCCAACTACGGGGCGGCCAAGGCGGGCATCGCGGCGTTCACCCTGATCACAGCCATGGAACTCACCAAGTACGGCGTGACCTGCAACTGTCTGGCCCCCGGTGCCTACACCCGGATGACCAAGGACCTACCGGGGTTTGCCGGTATGGACGAGGAAACCCAGGAGAAGATGGGTCCGCGTTGGATCGCCGTGACCACGACGTGGCTGTGCAGCGAAGCCGCCCAGAACGTGACCGGCCGGGTATTTGACATCATGGGCCAGCGCGTCGGCATTTCCGAGCAGTGGCATCTGGGCCCGACGGCCATGCAGACCGACGAACCGGCCGACATGACCGATGTGATTGCCGGGCTGATGGCCGAGGCACAACTCAACTCGGACATGGGTGGCAACCCGGCCGAGGGCCCGGGACGCCCGGGCAAGACCATCTAG